A genomic window from Lotus japonicus ecotype B-129 chromosome 1, LjGifu_v1.2 includes:
- the LOC130730155 gene encoding short integuments 2, mitochondrial gives MTAGGLKSLLKKGLGDMAFNTGGGAINWFPGHMAAATRAILSRLKLSDLVIEVRDARIPLSSANANLQPHLSSKRRVIALNKKDLANPNIMHKWTSYFDSCKQVCFPINAHSRSSVMKLLELVEFKLKEVISKEPTLLVMVVGVPNVGKSCLINNIHQIAKSRFPVQGKSNKRATVGPLPGVTQDIAGFKIAHKPSIYVLDTPGVLVPSISDIETGLKLALAGSVKDSVVGEERIAQYLLAVLNTRGTPLHWKHLNNRRMDGIEYEVEENHEYSLKNLKRKRKNLPNRSDLVYVEDIVTEVQRALYSTLTEFDGNVEDENDLECLIDQQFGALQKALKINQKASEARLMVSKKFLTLFRNGKLGPFILDDVPDVIPVS, from the exons ATGACAGCAGGAGGGTTAAAGAGCTTACTGAAGAAAGGCTTAGGAGATATGGCCTTCAACACCGGCGGAGGCGCCATCAACTGGTTCCCCGGCCACATGGCCGCCGCCACCCGCGCCATCCTCAGCCGTCTCAAACTCTCCGACCTCGTCATCGAAGTCCGAGACGCTCGCATCCCCCTTTCCTCCGCCAACGCCAACCTCCAACCCCACCTCTCCTCCAAACGCCGCGTCATCGCCCTCAACAAAAAAGACCTCGCAAACCCTAACATCATGCAT AAATGGACGAGCTATTTCGATTCGTGCAAGCAAGTTTGCTTTCCGATCAATGCACATAGCAGGAGTTCTGTGATGAAGCTTCTGGAGCTTGTGGAGTTCAAGCTCAAGGAGGTGATTTCGAAGGAGCCTACACTTCTTGTTATGGTGGTTGGTGTTCCTAATGTTGGGAAATCTTGTTTGATTAATAACATTCATCAAATTGCGAAATCGCGGTTTCCCG TGCAGGGGAAGTCGAATAAGCGAGCTACTGTGGGTCCTCTACCTGGTGTTACTCAAGATATTGCAGGATTCAAG ATTGCACATAAACCCAGCATATATGTCCTAGATACCCCAGGGGTTTTGGTTCCAAGTATCTCGGACATAGAGACAGGGTTAAAGCTGGCTCTTGCAG GGTCTGTGAAAGATTCAGTGGTGGGTGAGGAGCGTATTGCTCAATACTTACTGGCAGTTCTGAATACTCGGGGAACTCCACTGCACTGGAAGCACCTAAATAACAGGAGAATGGATGGGATTGAATATGAAGTTGAGGAAAATCATGAATATAGTCTGAAAAATCTAAAGCGAAAGAGAAAAAACCTTCCTAATAGATCCGACTTGGTATATGTGGAg GATATTGTAACGGAAGTTCAGCGTGCACTCTATTCGACTCTAACAGAATTCGATGGCAATGTAGAAGATGAGAACGACTTAGAGTGCCTTATTGACCAGCAGTTTGGTGCCCTGCAGAAGGCACTAAAGATAAACCAGAAGGCTTCAGAAGCACGGTTAATGGTATCAAAGAAGTTTCTTACTCTATTCAGGAATGGTAAACTAGGACCTTTCATTCTTGATGATGTCCCTGATGTCATTCCTGTATCATGA
- the LOC130730154 gene encoding uncharacterized protein LOC130730154, with protein MLPPRRKRTVNQRHRKEEETPNNKGKKKRKQVIAASSSGKQSESWECPGFAGKRLNSNKITGRARATLRSSKKLTETGKTSVSKCPQPPISICSAIQQPDDPVDTAIQGVQVGSVVQDAHEAEDIIEKVVPLAKVPVVEEAAHEAEDILEKVVPLEKVPVVEEAHEAEGNLEKVPLAKDTHRSPSPSSSGNLNLTEIVKMRDEFDEDDEVNSVGQSSPMDTVLGYQVKLSSMPMLRKILDKHGDIAENCSILTMKYRSKLLEMICDIVSELQEKDFWKIKDNDLKNMFAIVDEVKSLKVDIEWLQLRLVEIREARHTLKQVKDSNRRTIDAAERELGEFEAQKKEIEAKLHSLCGQETSYKDTLARAKNESIRINATIKDARSKVTQFHNCSLVDDLL; from the exons ATGCTGCCACCAAGGAGAAAGAGAACAGTGAACCAAAGGCatagaaaggaagaagaaacaccAAACAataaagggaagaagaagaggaagcagGTGATTGCTGCTTCCTCCTCTGGCAAACAG TCAGAGTCTTGGGAGTGCCCTGGCTTTGCTGGAAAGCGTTTGAATTCCAATAAGATCACTGGTCGTGCCCGTGCCACCTTGAGATCCTCGAAGAAGCTTACAGAAACTGGAAAAACATCTGTTTCAAAATGTCCACAGCCTCCAATATCAATTTGTTCTGCCATCCAACAGCCTGATGATCCAGTTGACACT GCTATTCAAGGAGTTCAAGTAGGTTCTGTTGTACAGGATGCTCATGAGGCTGAGGACATTATTGAAAAGGTGGTTCCTTTGGCAAAGGTTCCTGTTGTAGAGGAAGCAGCACATGAGGCTGAAGACATTCTTGAAAAGGTGGTTCCTTTGGAAAAGGTTCCTGTTGTAGAGGAAGCACATGAGGCTGAAGGCAATCTTGAGAAGGTTCCTTTGGCAAAGGACACTCATCGGTCTCCATCGCCATCTTCCAGCGGCAACCTAAATCTAACTGAAATTGTTAAGATGAGGGATgaatttgatgaagatgatgaagttaatTCTGTTGGACAGAGCTCACCTATGGACACAGTTCTAGGATACCAAGTGAAGCTCAGTTCCATGCCAATGTTAAGAAAAATTCTCGACAAGCATGGAGATATTGCTGAGAATTGTTCGATATTGACAATGAAATACCGTTCAAAGTTGTTGGAGATGATATGTGACATTGTCTCAGAATTGCAGGAAAAAGACTTTTGGAAAATCAAAGATAATGACCTGAAAAACATGTTTGCTATTGTAGATGAAGTTAAAAGCTTGAAGGTAGACATTGAGTGGCTTCAGCTGAGACTGGTAGAGATACGTGAGGCAAGACATACTCTTAAACAGGTTAAAGATAGCAATAGAAGAACCATTGATGCTGCTGAAAGAGAACTGGGAGAATTTGAAGCACAGAAGAAGGAAATTGAAGCAAAGCTTCATTCACTATGTGGTCAAGAGACTAGTTACAAGGACACTCTGGCAAGAGCAAAGAACGAGTCTATCAGGATAAATGCAACAATCAAAGATGCCAGATCTAAAGTCACACAGTTTCATAATTGCTCATTGGTGGATGATTTGCTTTAG